In the genome of Pieris napi chromosome 16, ilPieNapi1.2, whole genome shotgun sequence, one region contains:
- the LOC125057176 gene encoding N-alpha-acetyltransferase 60, which translates to MAGFSWYLSEGFQVIIEKSREEKCSLKDVQLRFLCPDDLEEVRALCREWFPIEYPQSWYEDITSSEKFFALAAVYKSQIIGLIVAEIKPYLKLNAEDRGILSRWFASKDTLVAYILSLGVVRSYRRSGVATLLLDVFLNHLAGPVSQPPHEHRVKAIFLHVLTTNKEAILFYEKKRFHLHSFLPYYYSIKGRCKDGFTYVYYVNGGHAPWGLYDYFKYVARAALRGGGLYPWIWGKFRTALTIAWHR; encoded by the exons ATGGCTGGATTTAGCTG gtatttGTCTGAAGGCTTCCAAGTAATAATTGAGAAGTCTAGAGAAGAAAAATGCTCATTAAAAGATGTACAATTGCGTTTTCTGTGCCCTGATGATTTGGAAGAG gTAAGAGCACTATGCAGAGAATGGTTTCCTATAGAATATCCACAATCTTGGTACGAGGATATAACATCCTCTGAGAAATTTTTTGCTCTAGCAGCTGTATATAAGAGTCAAATTATTGGTCTCATAGTTGCCGAAATAAAGCCATATCTCAAGTTAAATGCTGAAGATAGAGGAATACTATCTAGGTGGTTCGCCTCCAAAGATACCCTTGTAGCGTACATACTATCATTag GTGTAGTGCGTTCCTACCGGCGTTCAGGTGTGGCCACATTACTCCTAGATGTATTCTTGAATCATCTTGCAGGCCCAGTGTCTCAGCCTCCACATGAGCATCGTgttaaagcaatttttttacatgtcCTTACTACTAATAAAGAAGCTATACTGTTTTATGAGAAAAAACG ATTTCACCTACACTCGTTCCTTCCCTACTACTATTCCATAAAGGGTAGATGTAAAGATGGTTTTACTTATGTCTACTATGTCAATGGTGGACACGCTCCATGGGGCCTCTATGACTATTTCAAATATGTTGCCAGAGCTGCTTTGAGAGGTGGTGGTCTTTACCCTTGGATATGGGGAAAATTTCGTACAGCGCTCACAATAGCATGGCACAGATAA